The Eggerthella guodeyinii sequence TCGAGGGGGAGCGCGAGGGCGCTCTCGCTCGCGAAGGCGGCCTGCGCGGGAGCGCCGCATGCGATGCCGAGGGAGATCGCCGCGCCGAGCACGAGCGCGCGGGAGGGGAAGCGCGATGCCATGGGAGCATCCTTCCTGCGTCCGCGTCGGGTTCGTTTACGGGGTGAGTGCGGCCGCGAAGCGGTATGGTAACAAAACGGCAACGTCGCAGATCGCCCTTGCACCAATGCCCTGCGAACCGCCATAGCAGGTTCAAGAAACCTCCATCTTCCATTCCCGCGGCCCGCGCCGCGCGCGACGCGGGCGAGATGAGCTCGGGAGCTCGCAGCCGCTTTCGAGAGGAGTTCTTGAGTTATGCACCCCCGTGACATCGAAAGACCCCGAAAAACGCTCGGTTCCCGAGTTATGCACCCTCGCAAAGCCCCGTGCGCGCCATCTTGCTCGCGCTGGCCGTCTCCGACCTGGGTCGTTCTGCGCTTCGCGCGCAAGGCGCTCGACGGGGGAGCGTTCGGTCCTGCCACGAGGGTGCATAACTCGGGAACCGGGCAGGAGCGGAGGCGGCGGCGCAACGCGCCCGATCGAAAGGAGAGCGCATGCGCATCTGCGTTTGCGCGAAGGCGGCTCGCCTGCGGGCGCCGTCTCGCCAAGAGGGGTACAATGGGCGGGACGCTGCATGCGGCGCCGCGAGGAGGCGGCGCGGGGAGAGGAGCTTGAACATGCGAACCATCGACGCCGACGTGGTCATCGTAGGGGCGGGGCCGGCCGGCATCTTCTGCGCGCTCGCGCTGCTCGAGCGCGGCTTCGCGGGGCGCATCGTCATGGTGGACAAGGGCCTCGCCGTGGAGGACCGCGTCTGCCCGAAGCAGGCGGGCGCGCCGTGCGCGAACTGCGAGCCCTGCCGCATCACGACGGGCTTCTCGGGCGCGGGGGCGTTCTCGGACGGGAAGCTGTCGCTGTCGCCCGACGTGGGCGGCGACCTGCCCGACCTCGTCGGGCGCGACGCGGCGCAGGCCGCCATCGGCGAGGTGGACGCCGTGTACCTGGGCTTCGGCGCCGACGGGCGCGTGGAGGGCGCCGAGCGCAAGCCGGAGGTGGACGAGATCCGCCGGTGCGCCATCAAGGCGGGCCTCAAGCTGGTCGACTGCCCGCTGCGCCACCTCGGAACGGAGCGCGCGCACGACCTGTACGCGCGCATCGAGCGCCACCTGCGCGACGCGGGCGTGGACCTGGTCTTCCGCACCGAATGCACCCAGGTGCTCATCGAGGGCGAGGAGTGCCGCGGCGTGCGCGTCGCCGGCCCCGACGGCCCGGGCGAGATCCGCGCGCGGCGCACCGTGGTGGCCACGGGGCGGCGCGGCGCCGACTGGCTCGAGCGCATGTGCCGCGAGCATCGGATAGCGCACGCGCCCGGTCCCGTCGACATCGGCGTGCGCGTGGAGGTGCGCAACGAGATCATGGAGACGGTGAACGACGTGCTGTACGAGAGCAAGCTCATCGGCTACCCCCAGCCCTTCAAGAACAAGGTGCGCACGTTCTGCCAGAACCCCGGCGGCTTCGTGAGCCAAGAGAACTACGACGGCGGCCTCGCCGTGGTGAACGGCCATTCCTACAAGGAACGCAAGTCGCCGAACACGAACCTGGCCATCCTGTGCTCGCAGAACTTCTCGCACCCCTTCGACCAGCCCATCGCCTACGCCCAGAAGGTGGGCGAGCTGACGAACATGCTGGGCGACGGCCGCATCCTCGTGCAGCGCTTCGGCGACATCCTCGACGGCAAGCGCACGTGGGAGAAGGAGCTCGCGCGCTCGAACGTGGTTCCCACGCTGGCCGACGCGGTGGCGGGCGACATCACGGCCGCCATGCCGTACCGCGCCATGACGAACATCCTCAACTTCATGCTGGCCGTGGACGAGGTGGTGCCGGGGTTCGCCGCGCCCGAGACGCTGCTGTACTCGCCCGAGCTCAAGTTCTACAGCAACCGCGTGAAGATGGACGAGCGGCTCCTCACGAGCGTGCGCAACCTGCGCTGCCTCGGCGATTCCAGCGGATGGACGCGCGGGCTCATGATGGCGAGCGTCAT is a genomic window containing:
- a CDS encoding NAD(P)/FAD-dependent oxidoreductase → MRTIDADVVIVGAGPAGIFCALALLERGFAGRIVMVDKGLAVEDRVCPKQAGAPCANCEPCRITTGFSGAGAFSDGKLSLSPDVGGDLPDLVGRDAAQAAIGEVDAVYLGFGADGRVEGAERKPEVDEIRRCAIKAGLKLVDCPLRHLGTERAHDLYARIERHLRDAGVDLVFRTECTQVLIEGEECRGVRVAGPDGPGEIRARRTVVATGRRGADWLERMCREHRIAHAPGPVDIGVRVEVRNEIMETVNDVLYESKLIGYPQPFKNKVRTFCQNPGGFVSQENYDGGLAVVNGHSYKERKSPNTNLAILCSQNFSHPFDQPIAYAQKVGELTNMLGDGRILVQRFGDILDGKRTWEKELARSNVVPTLADAVAGDITAAMPYRAMTNILNFMLAVDEVVPGFAAPETLLYSPELKFYSNRVKMDERLLTSVRNLRCLGDSSGWTRGLMMASVMGHLAGGALAEEL